The proteins below come from a single Methanofastidiosum sp. genomic window:
- a CDS encoding exonuclease produces the protein MSINFKPEQEKNGKVSDRSPFSGIGKSFRSKIDTVKEYELVEENEDTKNDFFYGMPFGLNYNDYVNAQNLKKNLMEKYQDVELSEVIEGHESDGGYGSVFTINQNINSDLKKFSREKAKEKILSELRLIYGIGDTKKKYLRSRGYNTIEDLVYHPYFSKEAKSCLSLIESMNSKNIMDRISYWLSQSDELMYCCSGFHEKEDFLFFDIETLGLFNRPIILIGIAKFNGENLLINQYFLKDLTQEPAALSEFSSFIGPNTVLVSYNGKSFDVPYIRERLSYYGMRSHIEKPHFDMLHFSRRAWRNKYPNCRLVTLEKYLFGIERNDDVPSALVPEFYETYLRTGNIGPVIPIIEHNRQDLITLTMIFSKLYEEWSQ, from the coding sequence ATGTCCATTAATTTTAAACCTGAGCAAGAGAAAAATGGAAAAGTTTCTGACAGGTCACCTTTTAGTGGGATTGGTAAAAGTTTTAGATCGAAAATTGACACAGTGAAAGAGTACGAGCTAGTAGAAGAAAATGAAGACACAAAAAATGACTTTTTCTACGGGATGCCCTTTGGCCTTAATTATAATGATTATGTCAATGCACAGAATCTAAAGAAAAATCTGATGGAAAAATATCAAGATGTGGAGCTATCTGAAGTCATTGAGGGCCATGAATCTGATGGTGGATACGGTAGCGTATTCACTATTAATCAGAATATCAACTCAGATCTAAAGAAGTTCTCAAGAGAAAAAGCAAAAGAAAAAATTTTATCAGAATTAAGATTAATCTATGGGATTGGGGACACGAAAAAAAAATATCTTAGAAGCAGAGGATATAACACAATAGAAGACCTAGTTTACCACCCGTATTTTTCAAAAGAGGCCAAAAGTTGCTTGAGTTTAATTGAATCAATGAATTCCAAAAATATAATGGATCGAATTTCCTACTGGTTGTCCCAATCAGATGAGCTTATGTACTGCTGCTCAGGTTTTCATGAAAAGGAAGATTTCCTCTTCTTTGATATTGAAACATTGGGATTATTCAATAGGCCAATAATACTAATAGGCATCGCTAAATTTAATGGCGAAAATCTTTTGATAAATCAATATTTCTTAAAGGATTTAACTCAAGAGCCTGCAGCTTTGAGTGAGTTCTCTTCTTTTATAGGTCCAAATACAGTTTTAGTTTCTTATAATGGCAAGTCTTTTGATGTCCCATATATTCGAGAAAGACTTTCTTATTATGGCATGCGAAGCCATATCGAAAAACCTCATTTTGACATGCTCCATTTTTCTAGAAGGGCATGGAGGAATAAATACCCAAATTGCAGGCTTGTAACGCTAGAAAAATACCTTTTTGGAATTGAAAGGAATGATGATGTGCCGAGTGCCCTTGTCCCTGAGTTTTATGAAACTTATCTAAGAACTGGGAATATAGGCCCAGTGATCCCGATAATTGAGCACAATAGGCAGGATCTTATTACACTTACAATGATATTTTCAAAACTTTATGAGGAATGGAGCCAGTGA
- a CDS encoding DEAD/DEAH box helicase, translated as MEPVIENILLKLRKDPSFDRNIAHVESLPERGPVYGELKEELPISISDYLERKNIRLYKHQRDSLEEIRKGNNIIITTPTASGKTLAFNIPIFEALSKDRHATALYLYPAKALSNDQLKVLRALELETEIRVNPNVYDGDTPSAIRPKIRNESRIIVSNPYEIHHILSWHYKWQHFFSNLKFIVLDEAHIYRGVFGSNVSLLIRRIERICEYYGSKPQVIISTATLANPIEFAEKLTGLKYQLISEDGSPKGKKYFIFYNPYKDGDYLSIHQESKRLFLFFIREGLQTLCFTVSRKMSELIARWSKESLDPSEESLKDKIMAYRAGYLPEERRRIENGLKNGVIKGVTSTNALELGIDIGGLDSVIISGYPGTVISTWQQAGRAGRGTKDSVATLVAFQNQLDQYFMRHPQVFFGKSHEHAIVDLSNPYILFGHTMCASSELPIVLDRDRKYLGEFLADILGELKTESLVKETPNGWIYSGTKSAPMVVSLDSISSDIFKVMYQNKTLETMDRGQAYREAHEGAVLLHQGETYIVDTMDLKNGIIRANKTDVDFYTQVLKESFVSIIDIIDKKSIGDLELFLGHLKVTENYNAYKIMRGDSAIGYKNIYLPPLEFNTVGFFFTFPSSIEDELWDKRAIDKDILELLNKRKNVDIRREVFGGSLHGIEHAMIGIMPFHVMCDRWDIGGLSTNFHPSTGKPTVFIYDGFEGGIGLSEKAYELFDEIVKTSLELVEECTCEEGCPACIYSPKCGNDNKPMDKNGSIFLLDKIVGFNK; from the coding sequence ATGGAGCCAGTGATTGAGAACATACTCCTTAAATTAAGGAAAGATCCCTCTTTTGATAGGAATATAGCCCATGTTGAGTCATTGCCGGAAAGAGGGCCTGTATATGGGGAGCTCAAAGAAGAACTGCCCATTAGCATCAGTGATTATCTCGAGAGAAAAAATATTAGGCTTTACAAGCATCAGCGTGATAGTTTAGAAGAAATAAGAAAAGGAAATAATATTATAATTACAACCCCAACTGCCTCCGGTAAGACCCTCGCATTTAACATCCCAATATTCGAAGCCCTATCAAAAGATAGGCATGCAACTGCCCTCTACCTCTATCCTGCAAAAGCATTGTCAAACGATCAGCTGAAGGTCTTAAGGGCTCTTGAGTTAGAGACTGAGATTAGGGTAAATCCTAATGTCTATGATGGGGATACCCCTTCAGCAATAAGGCCTAAAATAAGAAATGAATCCAGGATTATAGTTTCAAACCCTTATGAGATCCACCATATTCTTTCCTGGCATTACAAGTGGCAGCACTTCTTTTCAAATCTTAAGTTTATAGTTTTGGACGAGGCCCATATCTACCGTGGAGTTTTTGGCTCAAATGTTTCACTTTTGATAAGGAGGATAGAGAGGATATGTGAGTACTATGGGTCAAAACCGCAAGTTATTATTTCGACAGCCACTCTAGCAAACCCAATAGAGTTTGCAGAAAAGCTTACCGGATTAAAATATCAACTCATCTCAGAAGATGGCTCACCCAAGGGTAAAAAATATTTTATTTTTTATAACCCCTATAAGGATGGGGACTATCTATCAATCCATCAGGAATCAAAAAGACTATTTTTATTTTTCATAAGAGAAGGACTCCAGACCCTATGTTTTACAGTGTCAAGAAAAATGTCAGAACTAATTGCAAGGTGGTCAAAAGAATCACTGGACCCTTCAGAAGAATCTCTGAAAGACAAGATAATGGCATATAGGGCAGGATATCTGCCAGAAGAGCGAAGAAGGATTGAAAATGGCCTTAAAAATGGAGTCATTAAAGGCGTAACTTCTACAAATGCGCTTGAACTTGGAATTGATATCGGGGGTCTTGACAGTGTGATTATTTCTGGGTATCCTGGAACCGTTATATCAACGTGGCAGCAGGCTGGAAGGGCCGGCAGGGGTACAAAAGATTCAGTTGCAACACTTGTCGCATTTCAAAATCAGCTTGATCAATATTTCATGAGACATCCTCAAGTATTTTTTGGAAAATCCCATGAGCATGCAATAGTTGATCTTTCTAACCCATACATTCTTTTTGGACATACGATGTGTGCGTCTTCTGAACTGCCGATAGTTTTAGATAGGGATAGGAAATATTTGGGTGAATTTTTAGCCGATATTTTGGGCGAATTAAAGACTGAATCACTTGTCAAGGAAACACCAAACGGTTGGATTTACTCTGGAACAAAGAGCGCTCCAATGGTAGTAAGTCTTGACAGCATCTCTAGTGACATATTCAAAGTAATGTATCAGAATAAAACACTTGAAACTATGGATAGAGGGCAAGCTTACAGGGAAGCTCACGAAGGTGCAGTTTTGTTGCATCAAGGTGAAACATACATTGTGGATACAATGGATCTAAAAAATGGGATAATCAGGGCGAATAAAACTGATGTTGATTTTTATACCCAAGTACTAAAAGAAAGCTTTGTTTCTATTATCGATATTATTGATAAAAAATCGATTGGCGATTTAGAACTTTTTTTGGGGCATCTTAAAGTAACAGAAAATTACAATGCTTACAAGATTATGAGAGGAGACAGTGCAATAGGTTACAAAAATATCTATTTACCCCCTCTTGAATTTAATACCGTTGGATTCTTCTTTACATTTCCTTCTTCAATAGAGGATGAGTTGTGGGATAAGAGGGCAATTGACAAGGATATTTTAGAACTTTTGAATAAAAGAAAGAATGTAGACATAAGAAGGGAAGTTTTCGGTGGATCACTCCACGGGATTGAGCATGCCATGATTGGGATTATGCCTTTTCACGTCATGTGTGATCGTTGGGACATTGGGGGGTTATCAACTAACTTTCACCCTTCTACTGGAAAGCCAACGGTATTCATATATGATGGATTTGAAGGGGGGATAGGGCTTTCTGAGAAGGCTTACGAATTATTTGATGAAATAGTTAAAACTTCTCTAGAACTAGTAGAAGAATGCACGTGTGAGGAAGGATGCCCAGCATGTATATATTCGCCAAAGTGCGGGAATGACAATAAGCCGATGGATAAGAATGGTAGTATTTTTCTTCTGGATAAAATCGTGGGCTTTAATAAATAA